In Scophthalmus maximus strain ysfricsl-2021 chromosome 13, ASM2237912v1, whole genome shotgun sequence, the genomic window AACATTAAACCTGCAAATGAGTAATTACACCCTAAcggttttttaaattgtttgttACAACGTGCGGCGGCCGACATCGTTGTCATGAAagagaatacattttaatgattcAAGCACCATTTAGGCTGACTGCGACTTAGGTTCATGTGTAAACAGCAACAAGAGTTCTTAATCCCTttattgaaaaaacattttacagaaaagtTGTATTAAGATCTCGctaatattattttttgaaattgtgCATTGGTTGATGTTGAAAAAGGCACATAGCAACAAGATGTACAAATCCTAAATGTAATGACCTTAGTGTTTCTGCttgtggaaaagaagaagatattacattacatgacaCTGGTCGCTTTCGTcaagctttttttaattattcattttataccACTACTTTCACTTTACCTAGAAGACAGATGACTTCACAGTTATATAAAGACAGGATTGGGATGTATACTGAAGTACAGTACTGAAGAGTACAGTCTGGATGAGCCAGTCATTTTGGAAATAAGTGCAGTGGACAGATGGAGTTAAAATTGAGCTCTTTGGCTACAATCACCAAAAGatgtaatgagaaaaaaggagCAGAAGTTGCAGAGATCAGGCGTTAGAGTGGTTGAAAATTCCTCGATCAGCAATAGAAAGATGGCTACAAAAAGCATTTGGCAAACTGTGATATCAACCAAATGGTGGGCTTTGTTACTGAGTGTTGACTTAGTACTTTGCCCATGTCACAATTaaagtttgatttttaattttatttccattttaaggTCAGGAAGAAaggttcattttaaatgtttgccccaaattgttgtgtttaaaacaagaaaatatgtCATTTGGCCAAGGGTGCTCGAACATGTACATAGATGGACTGTTTGAAGGCTGTAAAGCAGAAAAGCTCTAGCAGGTGGCACTATTACTGCACAGCtaatattcagtttcatttcctcATGCAGCCCAAAGAGTCTCGATCTTGATTAGTCAAGTGCTTCCATTTGTGATAAACACAATCCCTCAATGAATCCACACCAATCTAAATTATtgggtgtgtatttgtgtgtgtgtgtgtgtgtgtgtgtgtgtgtgtgacgttgtAATAAatggaagggaggaaaaaagtttCTCACCTTCAGGCATTAGGATCCTCATCGGCCCATATAAACAAAGAGCAGTTACATTGACTTTATTCTGACTAACAGCTGTATATTTACCTTTTTTGACAGCTAGTGCCTTCAGTGACCAATGGTGTTTATATTCAGTGTCTGCCATAGCAATACAAGCCTTTCCTCACCCCGGTCATCAGAGCAACGTCAGACCTGAAACCTAAGGGGAACAACTTTTAAGTTTCGTTTAGCTCTAAGTGTCTGCTGACATCCCTCCCTTTGTGATGGATGACATAAATACTCTTGGACAAGCAGCAATAAGAGGAGGGTTGAACAGTCAGATGTGTCATTTTCTCTAGCTGTTCCTTCACTGTAGAGATCAGCTGTACGACTTTGAGGCACCAGCACCACTGGCACTGACAGGATGGCACTATCGGAGTGGACATCTATTTTCCTGAATGAAGGACAAGGTCTCCTGCACGGAGACGCCTGGAATCTGGAGTTTGATTCCTCTATTGTACCCGAGCAGCCCGAGCAGGGATGGCAGAAGTACATGAGGAGCACAAGTGCCAGGTCAGTTTGTCGGACGACTGccaaacactgtaaatgatCTTTATACACACAGTCAGATAGATTGATGATAAATATTACACTTTACAAGAATTGAATATCTGGTTATAAATGttggaatgaaaatgtaataaaagtaaataactGATAGTGTAATACGGATTAAAACAATTATAGACAgttaaagaaaaagtgtgtgtgtgtgtgtgtgtgcgtgtgtgtgttaagactGGACTTTAGGATTAGGGTAAGGGTTTGGGCCAGGCATTGATTGTTATGGTTTCGGTGGCTGTGGCTCTTTGGGTGTGGCCATCGTCCTAGGGTCAGTTTGACAATGGGATctatccagaaaaaaacaaaaacaaatagatCCTCCTGAACCTCACTAAAACCCCACCCAAAACCTACTTCATTGTCATTCCTTTCAGGGGCCTggtgacatttttattacttGAGTCAGCAGTATGATCAATCACATTGTCATtccatggctttttttttttactatcattttatcaagatgttttctgtgGCAAACAAAATGGCTGATCAAAGACATAGCAATACAAATTTGACAGTGAAAGTATTAGTAGTTGGTATTGTCAGTTACACATACAGTGCATTACATTTGCAGTCATTTATAAACATGTGCCATCTGCCCCATGAAGGTTCCAATGCACCCACTGTCCAAGGGGCTGGCCCTCCAACCGAGTGATGGTGGTCTTCCACATGCGGCTGATGGGCGGGACGGGCACCGTCAAAGTGAAGCGCTTCCGTCAGAACTGCAAAAGGTGCTGCAGCGAGGCCCCGATGGTAGATCCCAGCATCACCGCGGAACACATCACCGTCCTCATGAGGAATCTGGTCAAGAAGATAAGAATTAAGTGCTACAATGAAAACCTGGATCAAGGCCACTATGATCATGAGAGGATTGAGGTCAATAGTCCTCATGAGCCTGCCCATTGCGAGGGGTGTATGGCAGGCATCTGTACAAGAGTGAGCTGAGCTTTCCGATTGTTGAGTTTGGTGCCATTGCTTTTGGCATCGCTTGCAACTCAACCTTCAATGCATGTACCCAAAACTAATATTGGTCCCAGACTTATTCTAGCAGGAAGGGAGTGTTGTTTTGAGATGGTATGAGTTTTTTAATTTGGTGTAATGCTCATATTAAAAGTGTGTAATGTATATGTTGTCAATTGAATAAATGCATCtccaaggaaaaaaatatttgcagtcTGAATTAAAAACCTAAACATGCTGTGAAGGTATTAAACCCATTTTAATTGCAAGACGCAAGCACATTTCAAGACACACCCTAGTCTGCAGAACACCTGCAGACTGCATCAATACGATACACACCTACACTCCATTGCCTGCGCATCGCACAACACCGATGCTATAGAAGACTCTTTAGAAGTGAAGGACTTCTCCCCTGTGGAATCCCCTGAGGTGGACATTCGGGTGGTGGAGGACCATGGTGGTATCAAGCCGGATCAGTACCAGATTACACCACAGCTCTCAGAGCCGAAGCAACGCTAGTGCAAGAGAGGGTTCCTTTACGAGGCTAATGTTAGCCAGTTTTCAAATAAGTTGTAAAACTATTATTGccacaaatatttttgtagCTATTGCATAAAAAATGTTGCATCCCTGCCACCAATGTCCTTtacccaggtgtgtgtgcgagcacTACAGTAGCCCGTCTCTCTGAGAGGCTGTGTGTTGTGGGGAGGTGCCAAAGGTCACGCTACGCTACTGGAATATGAACAGACCACAGTCTGTCTGTAAAAACCATTTTACCCAGTCTGACGATGAACATGTCCACATTTGATTATGGAGTGTAAACTATAATACAAATTCATGATGTAGAGATGTCACAAACATTGAGTCTATGTCAGCACTGGTCTTGCGAGGTCCAAGACGGTTTTAAACACTAAGTGGCGTTATGAGTCAGTGGAGTTTTGACTCCACCAGTTTCATTTCTGAAGTTGTTACAGACATCAGAGGTCACCTGTTTCTCACGGGGCATCCACTATTGATTTGCATCCGACCAGCGGGTGTGACATTGATTCTGCTGTGGTCAAACTTCACCATCTCCCAGTCACACACTGAGGTACCAAACATCTACTGTGGTTTTGCCTTGTTTTGTATGAAACCACCGGCAGGGAAAGTAGCCGCCTTGCAGAGTTTTCCATTTTCCACATCATTTGCCAGAGGCAGTATGTATAACCGGACCACTGAGGCTGAACTTAGTCTCGCAAGAGTTAGTTGGCCAAGTAAGTACCACTGGTTATTCACAGATCACCTCAGCTGTTGTTTGAAATTATTCTTCTGATCATACAACTTAAATCAAATGTTCCCATAAAGCAAGGTGACAATTATGATTTCCTCTCTAGGCGTACTGTAAGTTACTGGACATCATGGCATCCAAGGATACTCCACTGAAGGTAAGACCTCTTCTGCATGTTAGGAAGTGTTATTTCTGAGGCTTAATACAACATTGGTTATGATAAATCTCCATTGTAACGGAAGATCTTCCCCCATATATTTTATCCTGTGTTCATTGTAGTGGCTCCTTCCACCAGTCACACCCACTCTGATTGTGTTTATTGTTCTAATGCCAGGTAAGTGTTTTGGTATAAGTATATACAATATGAGTATTTCAGGTCCTACTTTGCCCAAAAACCAACCATTAATATAATGTAGATTGTATTTATCATATAATGTCTCTGCAATGTTGCAAGCTAGAAGGATGTGATActattaaaaatgataatattaataattattattattatcataataaactttatttcatAGCATAAAATATGTCTGAAGGAGTTTTTAATGAAGAGGGCagttaaaacagaaacatttgagaCAACAAAGGATGTTTATACAATTAAAATCTTAAAAGAAGGGTCAAAGCAATGTTATGGAAATGCTTAAAGATTGAAAAACTTAAAGATTTAAGTTCCTCTCTATTGTTCAATATTTACTGAAAATCCCATAAGCCAAAGCATGCGAATATGTCAATCTTCCCATCAGCTCCATGCAGTGCCATCAAAGTGAACTGCTCTCAGCCAACCCAACCTGCCCTGCTGCAGGCGCTGACTCCCATCTTTAACCTGAGCGCCATTCGACCCGTCATGAACATGAGCACCTGCACCAACGTCAGCACCTTCTTCATCCTGTATGGAATACTAGGAGTGGTATGTTGTAACATACAGTGAACTGTGCTGCGTATGAATTTCACGGTTTATTCTTTTTATGGCACTTTTCTCTGAAGTAAAAATAATTCTGCGTCTGTCTCCAATCAAATGTCCGTGTCTTAACTGTGCTCCTCTTTTCCGCCAGGATGAAAAGTCTCAACTCTTGATGACTTACCTTTGGCTAAGTTATGTAAGTCCTGCAACCATCCATCAGTCAGTGATGTAAACCTCGGGACAACTGTGTAATCATGTGAATATTGTCCAATTCACCAGCTCTGTGCACTCACACCAGTTTCGTTGTTTCAGTGGTGGAGGAATGAGTTTGTCCACTGGGATCCAATTGAGTGCGGCACCCACAAGATCGCTCTCCCCAAAGACAAATTTTGGATACCAGATATCGTAATCAATGAATTGTGAGTTGCCTGCCACCTGAACACTTAAACCTATActatactgtatttactgtatataaataaaaatcctcTTCACACTCTGGTACAATACATCTTGAGGATTAAGTGCTCTGCAGCGATGAGCCCCTCTTTCACCCCCTTCATGCTTAAGTCTGTCCTATAAATAAAGGCAAAGAATAGCCCCAAAAAGTTTGTCTTTCGATTCTTTCCTCCATCCCGTGACACTCACCTGCAAATCTATTCATTCCAATGGAAGATGTAACTCTTTAATTAACAGCTGggcactgtttgttttttttagcaaacaTGGCTCCAACTAACTATTTTCACAAGAGAGTTTTGGTCCTCGTGGGTATTTGTATATCGAAACTTCCTTACATGTTTGACTACGCGTTGTAACAAgatcaatttattgtttttttttctttctttttattcttggTCTCTTCATGGGTTTTGTGGACAACAGAAATCTTATGCTTTACGACAGcaagaatacatttttgttgttctaCATGAATATGAGAGCCAAATAAATGAGTAATGTCAGAAATTGCAAGTGAATAATAtgagaaaatatataatattattgtGATGTTTTCCAAAATATTGTGTTGAACTTAATTCTGTGGTCAGAGACATTTAGCTTTGTTTTCAGATCTAAACTCAGAAATGCAACTAGTCCCTAGAAAGTCAGACTCTTAAACATACGTGCCCTGGTAAAAGCTGCCCTTACTAGGATTTTGCAGATGTTTCACTCTTAACACCTCTGCTCCCTCTTCTCTTGCAGTATGGATGAAAACACGGCACCTGACGTCCCGTACTTGTATCTGCACAGCGATGGTCGGGTGCAGGACGCTTACCCGGCCAAAGTGGTCAGCTCCTGTAACCTCAATATCTACACCTTCCCCTTCGACATACAGAATTGCACTTTGACTTTCAACTCCTACCTCCACGTGGGTAAGACACTTCATGgtagtttcattttctttctttgaagaTTTTGTTGGCCAGTTTGGCCACTGTGACAAGACCATGGTGCAATGTTTGATATCTTTactctgtttctcttcagtgTTTTACAGTTGATGCATCATGACTGATATCTGCCGTTTCATGAGCTGATTTCAGTTCAGGATTATTGCAAATTGATTCAGATTATTAAGATTAAGCATATGCACATCTTAGAGTTTCATTGATTTGTTCTGCCGTTTGTTGGGCTTGAGTTGGGATAATCAATGAGCATGGGTAATGTGAGAGGGAGGAATATCTATTTTCCTTCAGTGTTTACAGGGatgtaaatgttgaattatCAGGATAatatgtttctctgtttttctctcctcagctcGAGACATAAAGATTTTCCTGGCCAGAACCGTAGATCACATCACAGAGCACTCCAAGATGGTTATGACCACAATGGGGGAATGGGAGCTGCTGGATATCACCTCCCACCATCACAGCTTAGATAACCCTGATTACATTGACGAGCTCGCATTTCATGTACGTTGTTTGAACTGTCTCTGGAATCGCACTAACTGCCGATGAAATTGCCTTCCAGATtatgagtgtgtatttgtgctatACAATCACTTTACTTATTTTTCTGTCCAAAATGTTTGAGTAAATATTTGTAACATACTAACACTTCAATTGCTAGGTTGTCACAGTAAAGAGTTATgagagttgaaatattttacgGCATGGGTTGTGAGGAAAGAAAGGATCTGAGGCAAACTACACCCCCAAAATCTGCAAAGATTTCAGGAAATTCAAGTTGAAGTTGTACGCGACtaaattttaccagggggctggcaggaaaatttCTGTCGGCAACTTACTTTTGTTTAAATGCAGTATATGAAAAAAGTGACAAGATTTATATCGTCCTCGGTATAATGTGGATAGGGTCTAATGCATTAAACCCAGACTGTCACCTGCAAACCTTTGATAAGAACCGCAATGAAACTGAAATTCTGTCAGCTAGTTTTAAAGAATACAAATGTGTACGGATATTGTTCCTGACAAcgtgctgtttttctcttctctatCTTCCTTCTGCAGATCCGAGTGAGGCGCCGGGCCACCCTGTATGTGGTGAACCTGCTCGTCCCCAGCTGCTTCCTCATCACGGTGGACCTGTTCAGCTTCCTGCTGCCTCCGCAGACCACCGACCGATCCTCCTTCAAGATGACCCTCATCCTGGGCTACACCGTCTTCCTGCTCATCATGAACGACCTGCTGCCGATCACTGGAGACACCATACCTCTCATAAGTCAGTTTCATTCACATTGAGCAAATGTTCCCAGCAGTGTGATTCCTCTTAGAGCTCAAGTGTGCAGTGAGAACTGTAGGAAAGTTGGGAATATGTTGTAAAAACTTCCCCTGAGGAGTCACTTTTGACTGCACTGTATTCTGTCGCCATCGCACAGAAATCAACTGATAACTGACAGAACTAAGGGCATGGAAGAGCAGGTGTTCAAAATATCTGCTCAAATCTGCAGGGAACTTCTGTGAGCGATCAGTGATCAGTTCACTTTCATAATTAAAGAGCATACAAGTggctttggtttttgttttttttaatgcctcgTATACACACAAACGTCTGGGGCAGTTAGTCAGGCAAGTGTTACAACTTGATTTCCATACTCTAATCCATGAACTGATACTGTGGGCAGAATGCTTTTACGATTTACATAatttacatgtgtttttgcAGAGGCGGCAGTAGGGGTGTAAAGAGGTTTACATATACGCGGCAACATGAGCATATATCGGGCACCGTAGATGGCAAAGTAACGAACAAAGATAAGGCTGTTTGTCGACTTCGTACAAAGCAGCTGGCTTATTCTTCAATGTCAAAAAATCAAGAAGTTGTCAAAAAAAGGGGCTGAATATATTGGAACCAACTGCAAGTCATGTCAAAACCGTTTGAATTTGAGACAGCTAGCCTGAACTTCTTGTTGTAtgatttatataattttatagcATGTGTCAGCCACAGTTACTG contains:
- the LOC118318406 gene encoding receptor-transporting protein 3 → MALSEWTSIFLNEGQGLLHGDAWNLEFDSSIVPEQPEQGWQKYMRSTSARFQCTHCPRGWPSNRVMVVFHMRLMGGTGTVKVKRFRQNCKRCCSEAPMVDPSITAEHITVLMRNLVKKIRIKCYNENLDQGHYDHERIEVNSPHEPAHCEGCMAGICTRVS